The window GCTAGATGTACTAGAGCgataacaaatattataaaaaaaataaataagtaagacagtagacagaaaaaaaaatcattaggcACTTGGacttttcttccaatttttttattctccatatccttttaaattatcTACTACTGTCTATGGTCAAACCATTTGAATAgcaaacatataattttaataccaTCCTCTAAGATGCCTAAGATGGAGAGGTATCGGGGTATAGGAAtgaaaattgaacatttttatttcttttttcccTTTTCAGATCAAGTCGTTTCTTTTAcctaataaacaataaaattaaaaatcaacaatttattactacatataaaaaatatcattgtattattttttgtctttttttctattattgttttgttttaaaaaattatgaggtAAATTATTTTACTGCAAGTGATTAATTATCTATCTTTGGTAATCAAATTGCAATGGATTTCCAAACTTATTGTAActataagaatttttataagaagtttcaatttaaaaagatttatctTCATGGTGCAATTACATTTGCTCTACATTTTGCCCATCTCTATGTAAATCATCCTGAAGCCTTAAGATAGTCCCTTTCGGCATTTAATGAGACAAATATTTTCTGACCATCAGCAaaacagagaaaaaaataaaacacgatTAGGGTCTTAAGAGTGGATGTAAAATTTACTTGTTTTGGCGACGTTTTGTCTACAACGTAGTTTTTAAAGTCCTAAAAcagcctttatttatttaaaaaaacctaatattttggttaaaaaatttaattgaatgtatacttatgtatataatttttgaagcGTATCactatttattgatttttaaaaaagagtttgtttttttttaatttttagatacacTAATATGGCGATATAAGAATCAAGGTGGAACGTTTTGAAGATGAAGTTATTCTATTTATCGATCTTctagaaattgtatttttctggattaacttttttaagaataaactaATAACATAACTTTGTTACCATTcttcttgatattttttacttttttcttatatCACCTTTCTATTTCCAAACTAGTATTTAGATCTTCtagaaattaagtttttctgtCGTAGATTGTCCaattacatacaaaaatcatcattttgttaccattatttatgataCATCAGGCTGAAATGATGATATTAGAATAAAATAGTCTTATCCTCCAAGTTTTCCAAAGCCTCAAATAAACCCTACAACTGCAATTAAACAAAAACCTCTCAGTAACTATAAAAGAatcttattacaaaataaagaaatagaaaaatcagaaaataaacCAGCAGTACTGCCTAGACCACAACTATCTACACCATCACCACGCagatttaatatttcaaaaggACTTGCTCCAAACAAGAAAAACCCTGAACATGAGATACAGCAATCCAATGATGCCTTTTGAAGATTTGGCATTTCCAACCTTGACATCCCTTGCATGGAAAACAAAAGTCCTGGAAGAGTTATCCAAACGCTTTACTAACCTGCCTGTTTTTATTGGCCTTCATCATTGTAGTGATGTTTTAGCTAATAAagaagacgaagaagaagaGACCATTTCAAGATCAGAGAAGAGATTTAAAGAAGATACTGTAAGTAGTCTACACAGGTTGTTACGATAACAAAAGAAGAAGAGCTTAAAGGCGAGCAAAATCAAATTTGATTAGCCCTAATGCTCTTTGATTGCAATAATAtacctataaataaatttagcagAAACGTTTCTGAAACAGTAAGTAACAATAAAACTGAATGGGTATCAAACGCGTGCCGCTACCTCTCTTTACTGCAAGAAATCTGTAAGAAGCAACTAATCGAAATAATGGAGAAAGAATAGGAAAACCAGAGAGAATTGGAACTTTTAGAATAAGAAAAGAGGAACTGGACCCTGGCAAACAGAAGTTGGATAATTTCTACGTGACCACGAGAGAAGATTTTGCTAATATGAAAGAAAAGATGGCGTCAGGAATATGCAATGTCCATGCCAGTGTTTctcactaaatttttaataacaaaagttCGAGGAGTATATGGATAAGTTTTGTAAGTAAGAGGAGAGGAAAgagcataaaatttttaagatatcttcGACTGGTAACTTGTTGGAGCAGGAAAAGAAAACCAAGATCTTCCAACTGATAGAAATCGAACTGGAGTTCACGGATCGAGTGAAGCAGAAGCTGAAAGGCAATGTGTGAGAGTGAACGTATTTCAGCCAAAAAATGGAGGAGAAGCTTTTAATTTCTTAACTACTCTCTAGATCctatgaaaattatgtttttctggcATAATTTATCTagctacataaaaaaattattattttattaatatactattATGATAGCTAAGACAGATTACgatataagtataaaaatttaaccTTTTTAACATCACCTTTTCATTTCTTTGCAACTCTAGAAATTGCGTTTTTCTGCTATAGCATACCTAATGTAAATCACACATcattatttatgatatttagacttaaataattaataatactaaTTTCTTTAGGTAAATTAAATGTCGCTTCAATTAATTCATCGGCATGTAACACATTATATCGAATATTACAAAATCCATCATCGAATTTCGATCTTATCCATAACAGAAAATGTTATGCAAAAGTcgctattatttatatttacgaAACTGTTTTAGCAAAATACTTACGACTTACATAATAACATCGGACGGTGTGCGATTGTAAGTGAAATTTCGCAGATCGTGAacaattagaaattaaattttcaatagaaTGAAAGTCGATTGTTGTTTAATGCCCGACGCGATACTTTTGGGTTAATTGGAGGTTTCCTTATTTATACTCGGTTAAATACTTTTATGTTTATGACCTTTTATAGGTGTATTGGTAATAAATGTAGGTAATAGCAAGAGTAAATAGAAGAACATTTACTTCCTATACTATTTTATCACGAAATCTACATAATCTGCTAACATGtattgagttaaaaaaattaataatcttttAGGCAAATATATTGCTTATTTACTGTGAAGGTATAATAAAAGATCACCAAGGtattaataaactattaattttccttTCCACTAGTTGCCTAACACTCCATAAATTTCCTAACGAGTGTTATTATTGTGACAGTTGTCGACTTATAAATCGGCTTTGTTTGACCATTAATTctgttttgataatttattatgttattcCTGCTTTTTTTCGGTGCACGCACGGGCCGCCGCGCcggttaaattttaaatttattataattatgaaaGTTGCCAATATATCAGAAAACATGAATGGTCGAAATATATTGTTGTTTATCTGCAGGATTTATTCAAACATGTGAGAAATCTGTAGAGACTTAAGATTTCTTTATGAGGAATTATTTAGAGGGTGTTTTATTGGAAAGGATAACTATTTTAAGGGCACATAGGAATTATACAGGaagttataaaatatacataatttatcGTCGTTAAAAGGTGGTTTCGCAagaatacgatttttttaattcacatgTAACTTTTGAGTAACCCGGTACTATTTTTCCACGTCTAGGGCAGAGGCCTAGAGGTAACATTTTTAGGACATAATAACCTGAAAACTCACCctgtaaattttaatgttttttttgttaatgaaCAATTAGAGATATATACTTCAGATGCAAAAAACTTCCATATAAACATTGTAGGTGGAAATTCGAGTCGAATGAGTACGAAAATACTGTACGGTGTAAAATAAATCGGGAAGATCTTGAATCACCGCTTTTTTACTAGAATAAACGATAggaactttaaattaaaatagatatatttgaaaaaaaaattatagattgtTTTAGATTCACACTTCAAAAcaactttcaaaaaaatatgtataatgcttcaaatagcaatttattatttaacaaacaaaaattataaataggttCAAAATTGTATTCACACCCGTCACCTTgcataattgtaaataaattaaagaattattacaCAGTTGATAAATataacacaaaattaaaaattttgagtattttttccATTTGTTTCTCTAATATTCTCCATTTTGAAACTTGTTTAAAACGTAAACCACAATCAAatctatgttaaaaaaagtatgCCATATGCTAGGAGCATCTAGACTTTAGTATAGGCATAaagaagtttattaaaaaaaactgagaaacatcaatttttattcttatataaattcgtattttataaaatatctccacaatagtataaaaattaaaaaggtgcTATCAAATAAAGTGGAAAGTTCAATTATCattaaacatataaataaaatgaaaaattacttcaaataatataataggTAATTCATAATATTCAGTATCAATCatgagcaaataaaaaataaacataacctGAAACTCCAAGAAgatatgcaaatatttttaagaaaagcctggaaaatctaaaaatacattGTTCTTTATAGTGTTCTGAGGATGAATTTATGATGGTCGAAACATGGATGCAATTGGTTTTGTAAGGAAAGAAGAAATTGAAGtcttgaaaaatctaaattaatatcataattatattttattcatgtCAGTAATACAGTACCactttaatctaataaaaatctAATCTAAAGTAACACTCTAACCTAATGCCTATTATTGCAACGCTAAGTATGGTAAAACTTTCTACAAAATACAAGCtataaaacacttaaataaaatgaattacatatacatatactaaaattataattttttaaacaaatattatatttgcGTTATTGTACTGACATCTGTATTGAATTAAGGCATTTCTAAAATGGGCACCACCATATTGTCTATCGGATGGGCCATTTGAATACATGCACCCAAATTGCTCCGAAAGTAAGAGGTATAGAAAAATGTTTGAGACCAAAGATGTTCAGGACAGAGGGAGACATGTATCTGTAGAGGTCATTTTGACGTTGAGGTCGTTTTTCAAGGTTAATTTAAAgtcagagtaatttttttaaataggaactTCTATTTTTGATAGAGAATTTGAaaagagcggaaaattttacgtttaaaatgatatttgaaACTTTGTTATCGGAACCTTGAAAAGGTCAAGTTAAGATGCAATTACAAAAAACTGATTTCTAGTTGTTGATTAATGTTTCTGTATGaattaaacatttcaaaaatactttagcTGGTGGGCCAAGCAGAAACGTTTAAGTTTAACCATCTTGACCTTGAGGTTAATTATCCAGGTAATTTTCAGGatagaagtttttttaatgtacctcaatttttttaaatataaataacattctATCGGATAACCGATTTAGTTTTCGGAAGGGGTTGAGCACAACCGATGCAATTCtagaatttacaataaatgtaaCAAATTATCTAGATACCTGCGTTTTCCTAGACCACACCAAGGCGTTCGATACGGTGCCTCACTCAACACTTCTGAATGTTCTAAATTCCTATGGGGTACGTGGGATCGCCTTAAGGCGAGAACAGACTAAGCAAACATTGTTGAGCAACAGCTGAACAACTGTTGAGCAAGAGTTGATCAACTGTTGGCAAACAAACGTCGATGATTGTTGGAAAACATCGGCGAACCTTGTTGCTGAAGAGTTCGTTCAGTCGAGCCAAAATGTGCGACGAAGACGATGCTTTACTCGCATGGTGCACGTTTTTagtaatgaaaattaaaaaatcgcgTAACTGCAGAAAGCGACGGTGGTGGCAAAGAAGTATATTCGCAAACAGAAAACGGAAGTTTTTACCAGAACTAAGAATGGAAGACCAAATGCTGTTCAAAAACTTTACTCGAGTTAATGCAACCGCATTTGAAAGTCTCATCGTTATGATTGGACCTAAAATTTCTGGACGAAAGAGAAATTGGACCTAGGGATAGTTACATTAGTCAGTCTAATGTAACTATCCCTTACTCTTCGATTTTCTGTaagtgtttttattgatttaaaagctTCATCCCTTTAAGGATCAGACAAATTTGGACGCTTTCCCGAGGTTTTTTTTCCTACTGTGACGGTTCTGATTCTATTCCAATATTATGAGGATCTGAAGGGTTTAACTGCTTTCCAGAACTGTTCTTATATATTGTTGCCAACTGCTTCACTGTGTCATGAGGTGTTTCTGCCTGCTGTAATTAAAGAATGCGAAAGAGGAACCTTCAGTAAGGATGGTTTCTGATGAATCCTCGTATTGCGTGTTTTCCAAGTCCTGAAACAAAGTATACATGCCTATAGTAtgggtataataataatacgcaGAGTACATATTTAGATGTTGGGAGGTCATAGGACACTTAATGAACAATTGCGGCCTTAGTTGgatatcctttttttaaataatgtttttttttcagttaccaGATTCACCTGAAGACTGGCTCCAAATTTCCGATGACTATGAAAACTTATGGAATTTTCCTCAATGCTTAGGAGCCATTGACGGTAAACACGTCGTACTACAATGCCCCTTTAGAAGTGGAAgcgaatattataattacaagggCACTTTCAGCATTGTCTTTATGGCAGTAGTAGATGCAAAGTATCGATTTTTCTACGTAAACGTGGGATGGCAAGGACGAATTTCAGAtggtggtatttttaaaaatacacttttcgCGAGAAAACTAAATGATGGGACTTTAAATTTACCAGCTGAAAAACTCCTGCCAGGACAACAGGACGGAACAACaccttttgtatttatttacgaCGATGCGTTTCCTCTACAGGAGAACCTGATGAAACCATTTCCCGGCGAACATTTGAAGGGGACGTTCCAACGCTCATTTAATTACAGATTATCGCAAGCAAGACAAGTAGTGGAAAATACTTTTGGCGTTATGTCGTCTGTATTTCGAGTTTTGCAAAAGCCCTTGCTTTTGCAACCTACTACTGctgaaataattattcttacaTGTTGctacttacataattttttacaaaatactaaaacaaTCATGGGCTGTTATGCTTCCCCTGGAACCTATGGCAATGAAGATGTTTCAACGGGCATTTTGGTTCATGGATCTTGGCAAAGCGAACCAGAACCTTCATCTACATTTATAAAGTTAAATAGAATTGATAGAAAATCAACCAGAATAGCACAGGAAGTTCGAGAACaatttgcatattatttttCAGGCCAAGGAAGAGTGCCTTGGCAAGACAgactggaataaaataatatgttttattataaagaattaaaaaagtttacttACTTGTTCTTGAGTATCTCTTGTATGTTTTGGTGTATTCttgtcttttaaaaacattaaatgtttATATCCAAACCAACGGGACACGTATAATTCATTTGTTCCTTAGCCAGATTTTGTGACGCTTTTTGCACATTCCCTTCTAAACTGGGTTTGCAAAACTTTCCATTTTCTCTCAATTTCTTTTCGGGATAGTTCTAGAACGGTCGCGTCAATATTGAATGCGTCAGttcgtttatttttgtttttataagctTCATTTTCGGGATTCCATATATTTGAATGTTCCCTTATAAGCTCTATCAAATTTAGAACTTGGTCTTCTGACCAATCGTGCGACATTTTCAAATGAATTGAACGTTACTCTGCCGATGTACCGCTTTCGAATGCCTGAATTAAACGAAACGCATATTGACAAGTTTGCGCACGTATACACCGGTGAAACTGTTGACGCACTGTTGGTCAACATTTCAACTTTGGGTTTTGTGATGCTCTGAGTATACGAGAGATACTTTTTGTTATACCGTTCTTGTTCCAGATCATGCTCTATGAACTACCAGAGGGCGTTCGATAGAGTTAAGCATGAGGAACTTATATCAGTGCctaaatagatttttatatatgataaaaatctaagaatcatcaaaaaattttaccatCAAAATGCTAAGATCAGAGTAGGCAACCAGTTGGCAAAAGCTATTTCAATAGAGCGTGGAGTGAGGCAAGGATGTGTACTATCCTCTGTGTTGTTAAATGTTGACTCCGAACATATCTTCAAGCAAGCCTTGGAGGAATGTAATTAACGGCCAACGTTTGAATAGCATCAGATACGCAGACGACGCAGTGATATTCGCAGACAATCTAGAAGGCCTACAAATAGTGATAACACGTATAACTGAAATTAGCCAACGGTACGGACTAGATCTAaacaaaaagaaggaaaaatatATGGTCAATAGCAATCCAGCCAAGTGAAATAATTGAAAACTGCACAAATGTAAACAGTCAATGGGATTAAATACGAGACAACAAAATTCAGAGCagcttttataaaaatgagcaccttttttaaatgccttgaTCTGGCTCTAACACATAGATCTTCGTACTACAGTCCTATACTTTTTCAGTTCTGCTATACCGAAAGAAGGTTTGGATGCGCTTGGAAGCAGCTACGAAAAAAATTGAAGCATTTGAGTTATGGTGTAATGGATGCATCCCAAGTTATTACcacaaaatttagaaaatgtaaatagGAATACCTGGGCTATATTTTGAGAAAGAAATAACGCTGTGGCCTCCTCCAATTAATTCTACAAGTAATACTATATGCCAAGAGGAACCCAGGACGAAGACGAATTTATTGGTTTCACAACCTAAGAAAATGGTTCAAAATAACCACGACTGGACTGTTTCGCACAGTCGCTAATAAAGTAAGAATTATTGTGTTAGTTGGAATTCTGGACCTATACAGCTTTCTTTCGGATCCAGACTTTGCTAATCTGTCTGCCTGAGAATAAATTTCTTCCTTTTAGGTCTTTTATGACCTAGCGCTTTTACTTGACTACATAAGTAGATAATATTTCTGTATTTTAATTGCTGTTCTGTCAACCACCTTGCACAAAGTTTAATTGCGTGAGTTTCCACCTTAAATATCCTCACGGGCTTGCCAAGGCTGACTGCTATCTCCACTATTAGTTTGCACCCATTGTCAATGCATGAATTCGTCTGGAAGCCTTCAATATGTGAATGTCTGTATTTTTCAGTAACTTTCTACTATGTTCCCATGTTTCCCGGTAAGAAATGATGATCGTAAAGAGTTCGGTGTATGTTGTCTTTCTTGACATGATGTCAGATGGTATTCTCAAAGTGTTGTTACTGCAAATTTTTTCCCAACAGCTCTGTTGAATCAATTCTGACGTCAATTGCAACCAAgagacaaaaaataaagaactccaagtctcggtctcaaaacatAATGTTGTCATTTatgttttgagaccgagactttttattttttctctaattacgtaggtctctttgagataatgagCAAGTTCTTTTAAGTTGCAATCAAGTTGCCATTTAAAGCATAATATGGTGCTTAAGGCCTGGAGGAAGCTACACTGAAGAACACCTCTATGGTAGCTGTTGGTAGTAATGTGAAAGCACCTGCATTTTAGGCAAGTATGTCTTTAATGGATCGTCACTTCTGCCTTATATACAGAAATTTTATAAGGGATAAGCCAAATATTAGATTGTTGAGTAATGTTACAAGTTATCTTGAATATAACAAATAAAGCTTACAACGTTTTCTTGAATAATTCATTTTCTCCTCTACATACACGGTTTTCTTAACAATATCAATTATTCAGGCAAAATTTAAGCGACaaagtattttattagttaataaaCTAAACTCAAAggttaaaaaagttacaaaaaaaaatcaggttttCAAATTTCCTAATTTTACGTGAGGAAAaacatcattaattaattaatcaataataccAATGTCAAACACGTGGTATTATAAGCGTAGTAACATTAAATTAGTTATAGGTACATCGGCTCATACTACTTGGACagattttaaatctttaaatatcCGTCATGCCCCCGTTGACATGCAAGCTTATAAGTTGAATGAAAATTTTCCCAGACATGCAAGTTTTAATTCGAAATCGTTGGCGAATGTGGAAAATGCGCCGTTAATAATAGATAAAGAACTTTGGAGGTCGcgtatttatgtttaatagaagtattttttttaacgcacgaacgttt of the Anthonomus grandis grandis chromosome 3, icAntGran1.3, whole genome shotgun sequence genome contains:
- the LOC126734236 gene encoding uncharacterized protein LOC126734236; protein product: MRYSNPMMPFEDLAFPTLTSLAWKTKVLEELSKRFTNLPVFIGLHHCSDVLANKEDEEEETISRSEKRFKEDTLPDSPEDWLQISDDYENLWNFPQCLGAIDGKHVVLQCPFRSGSEYYNYKGTFSIVFMAVVDAKYRFFYVNVGWQGRISDGGIFKNTLFARKLNDGTLNLPAEKLLPGQQDGTTPFVFIYDDAFPLQENLMKPFPGEHLKGTFQRSFNYRLSQARQVVENTFGVMSSVFRVLQKPLLLQPTTAEIIILTCCYLHNFLQNTKTIMGCYASPGTYGNEDVSTGILVHGSWQSEPEPSSTFIKLNRIDRKSTRIAQEVREQFAYYFSGQGRVPWQDRLE